The uncultured Methanoregula sp. genomic sequence ATCGAGAGGAGAAGGACCGAGATATCCCGGTTGAGCTCCATCCGCCGGTTGAAGAAGATCGGGGCAGACCCCGGGGGAAACTGTTGCGTATCGTCCTGTACCGGGACGAAAAACGATGTACTCCCTTCCCTTGACTCCTGTAAATCCATTGCGGAAAGATGTTGCCGCGCGCAAAACTTATACATATTCCCCTGCAATGGATATGAGCAGGGCGAGTGGCTTAGCCCGGACATAGCGTCAGCCTCCTAAGCTGAATGCCGGGGGTTCAAATCCCCCCTCGCCCGTCATCACTTTTCGTGCATTTTATGTGCAAGTCTGCCGGAGTGTAAACCAATGAGCCTGCAGGGATATTTCAAAATCACGCGCCCGGCGAATGCATTTGTTGCCGGCCTTGCCGCCGTAATCGCGTACCTGATCGCGACAGGGACGGTAACTCCTGCGTCCCTGCTCCTGGTGGTCGTTGTCGCGCTCATCACTGCTGCCGGTAATGTTATCAACGATTATTTCGATGCAGAGATCGATGCCGTCAACCGGAGCGACCGGCCGATTCCTTCGGGGCAGGTCCCGCGCACCGCTGCACTCTGGTACTCTCTTCTCCTTTTCCTTGCCGGTATTGCAGTAAGCCTCCTCACAACGCCGCTCTGTATCGGTATTGCGGTTATCAACTCCATCCTGCTCATTGCTTACGCGGCCCGGCTCAAGGCAACCCCGCTTTTCGGGAATGTTGCCGTAGCCTACCTGTCGGGGAGCATGTTCCTCTTCGGCGGGGCATTCGCCGGCGTTACCGGACTTGTCCATATGGTCCCTGTAGCCCTCATGACGTTCCTTGCCATGATGGTCCGGGAACTCCTGAAAGATGCCGAGGATGTTGATGGCGATGCGGCCTGCGGGGCATCGACTCTCCCGATACGGATCGGGATCCGGAGAACCTCCCGTATCGCATTTGTCTTCGCAGTCCTTGCCGCGATCGCGAGTTTCATTCCCTATGCCTGGTGGGGTGCCTGGTATATCGCCGGAATCCTCGTTGTCGATGCAGTCCTCATAGGTGCCGCAGCCCGTGCCCTTTCCTGCGAAACTCCTGCCTGCATGCGGGACTCAAAGGCTTCATCCTTCCTGAAATACGGCATGTTCGCCTCCCTTCTTGTCTTTACACTCTCGGCAATATTTCTTAAATGAATACCCGTTCGGCTACCGTGAGGAGAGCAACAAGTTTATCCCCTGATCGTTCAACAGGTACCATAAGAGACCTATGCCAACGGTAATCCAGAAAGGGAATACGTTTTACGCCAAAAAAGGTTCATATTTCGAAGGGAACGTCAAGATCGATGGTGACTTTGTTGTTCCCCCTCACACGCATTTCTGGGGGAGACTCTTCGTCACGGGAAATCTCGAGCTCGGTCCCCGCTCCAGTGTTGCGCTCGATATCGCCTGTTCGAACGCAGTCATCGGGAGCCAGAGCCGGGTCAAGGGACCTATCATCGCATCCGGAGATGTCGTAATCCTGGATCATGCCATGGTGCACTCCGTCAAGGCAGGTGGCAGGGTAATCCTGCGCACCGGTGTCAGTGTCGGGGATGTGACCAGCCAGGACACGATCATCGTTCACGGCAGGATAAAAAGCGGGAACCTAATCGGCAAGAATATGAAGGTCCTCGGGAATTGAGGCAGGGTCGATTCCCAGGGTTGCAACTTCATAGACATCCGGCCAGTTCACGATGGTTTCAACGCACCCTTCTTTGAGAGTCACCACTCCCATCACGACAAGACCCATTTTGTCGGCCATGTCAATACCTTCCTTGACTTCTGCAAGGCATCCCACGCCGATGATAGCTTTCGGGCGGTACTTTTTGACCATCCTTTTTATGAACGATGAACCGGGAACGATAAAGATCCGGTAGCCGAGCCGCTCAAGCATGGCCCGGGCCTCCCCGACACTGCACTGGCCACAGCTGCGGCACTTGAGACCTTCCGGCGTCAGGTGGGCCGGACAATTGGAGGAACGCAGGCACTGGGGCATAAAAATTGCCCGCTCCGCGACAGGGATCTTCTCGAACTCGGCGGTATTCATGGAGTTGTGGAGCTTGATGAAGAAGGCAAACATCTCCCGGTCCTCGATGCCGAGCAGCCGGAACATGGCTTTCATCAGGCCTTCGAGGAAGACAAGCCCTGCCTTGATGACCTGCGGGAAGTAGAGCCTGCCTTTCCTGATGGAATACAGCGAGATTACGACAAGGACGAATGCTACTATGATAGCCCCGACTATCACGATAACGGTCACTTCACCGATGAGATACATCAGGTGGTTCCAGGTAGTTAAGTCGAAATCCATGATCGCCAGAGTTAATTCAGGATCATATTGTGCTGGTGCGGGATAAAAGTGACCGGATATCCAGCGGGGGTTTGACAACCCCGTGCTCCGTCACGATGGCAGTAATAAGATCCATAGGTGTTGCGTCGAAGGCAGGGTTTCTCACGTGTGCCTTTTCGGGAACAAAGACCCGGTTTCCCATGGTCGTCACTTCCTCCCGTCCGCGTTCTTCGATGATGACATCCCGCTCGGTCTTGTCCCTGTCAAACGTCGAGAGCGGTGCGGCCACGTAGAAGGGGATGCCGTGGTGGCGGGCGCAGACCGCATGCATGTACGTCCCGATCTTGTTGAAAAC encodes the following:
- a CDS encoding polymer-forming cytoskeletal protein, producing MPTVIQKGNTFYAKKGSYFEGNVKIDGDFVVPPHTHFWGRLFVTGNLELGPRSSVALDIACSNAVIGSQSRVKGPIIASGDVVILDHAMVHSVKAGGRVILRTGVSVGDVTSQDTIIVHGRIKSGNLIGKNMKVLGN
- a CDS encoding DUF116 domain-containing protein, encoding MDFDLTTWNHLMYLIGEVTVIVIVGAIIVAFVLVVISLYSIRKGRLYFPQVIKAGLVFLEGLMKAMFRLLGIEDREMFAFFIKLHNSMNTAEFEKIPVAERAIFMPQCLRSSNCPAHLTPEGLKCRSCGQCSVGEARAMLERLGYRIFIVPGSSFIKRMVKKYRPKAIIGVGCLAEVKEGIDMADKMGLVVMGVVTLKEGCVETIVNWPDVYEVATLGIDPASIPEDLHILAD
- a CDS encoding geranylgeranylglycerol-phosphate geranylgeranyltransferase; translation: MSLQGYFKITRPANAFVAGLAAVIAYLIATGTVTPASLLLVVVVALITAAGNVINDYFDAEIDAVNRSDRPIPSGQVPRTAALWYSLLLFLAGIAVSLLTTPLCIGIAVINSILLIAYAARLKATPLFGNVAVAYLSGSMFLFGGAFAGVTGLVHMVPVALMTFLAMMVRELLKDAEDVDGDAACGASTLPIRIGIRRTSRIAFVFAVLAAIASFIPYAWWGAWYIAGILVVDAVLIGAAARALSCETPACMRDSKASSFLKYGMFASLLVFTLSAIFLK